The DNA sequence AAAAGCTGCCCCGCAGACGGCAATCGGAACTCTAAAATCACTTGATCACCTTACTCGCCCGGAACAGCACCGACTGCTTAATATCCACGCCGATCTTCTTCGCCGTCTGAAGGTTGATCACGAAGTCAAACTTCATCGGCTGCTCCACTGGCAGATCTGCCGGCTTGCGGCCTTTGAGGATCTTATCGACGAAGTTCGCGGTGTTCCGGTAAACCGCGACGGAATCCGGCCCATAGAACATCAAGCCCCCTTGTTCCGCGAACTGAAAGCCGTCCGAGATCGTCGGTATACGATTTTTGGCCGCGAGTTCCGCAATGCGCGGGCCTTGTCCGAGAGCCGAGATAAACAGCGGTTGAACGATCAAAGCTCCCGCGCGTTCTTTTTTCATCGCCGCGAAGGCGCCTTCGATTTCCTCGACACCCGCTAACACCAACGGCTGAAACCGCATCTTAAAACTCTGGACTGCGTCCTGTGCTTCCTTCACGAATAACTTGTGAGCGGGATCAGGCCCGTAGGCAAGAAAGGTTACGCGCGAAAGCTTTGGCAGAATTTCTTTAAGCAGCCCTAAGCGCTTGCTTGCAAGCTCCGGCAAAATGTTGGTCGTCCCTGTGATGTTTCCACCCGGCTGCGCAAGGCTAGCGACAAAACCGCTCCCGACGGCGTCGGCAACCGCAATCATGACGATAGGGATCGTTTTCGTGGCGTTCTTCGCTGCGGTGACCGCCGGCGTGGCCGGCGCCACGATGATATCCACTTTCATGCTGACTAGCTCGTCTGCGAGCGCAGCGAGACTTTCAGGTTTGCCTGTGGCCCACCGGTACTCGATCGCGATATTCTGACCATCGACCCAACCCAGGTCGCGCAGCCCTTGCACGAATGCCTCATCCCTCGGCGAGGGCTTGGCGGCAAGCGACAGGTAGCCGATCCGCGGAACTTTCTTCGCCTGCTGCGCCTGGGCAAGAGAAGCAGTAGTCAGAAAAAAAGTTGTCAGTTGCCGGATGGCGGTTCTTCTGTTCATGGTTCCATCCCTTCACACATGGCGATCGCGAATCCGCGATCGGTTAACTCGCTTTTTCTGCTGACCGAAATTTTTTTTATTTTCTCGATTTGATTTCAGATCTTCCGTATTTCGCCGCACTTTCGCTAACGATGAAACCAATCTTACGTTGCTTCGGCTCCGTCGGTCTCATGAGCTGGTGGATCGCGTCAAAGACTACCTTGAACTGAGCATCGTACTTTTTCTCCATAGCTTCCAACTTCCGCGCCAGCTCAGCATTAGTAGCGAGTAATTGGCGCAAGCGAACGAAGGTCCGCATGATTTCAATGTTGACATCGACTGCGCGTTTGCTGCGGAGAACGCTCGAAAGCATGGCAACGCCTTGTTCTGTAAAAGCGTAAGGCGGATGGCGCCGGCCACCCCAATCCGAACTTGATATCGCAAATTGCGATTTCAAGTTTAGGTTACCAGCCTGCGCTCTCAAATTGTGGAATTCGCCTTCGCTCAGCTGGAACATAAAATCACTGGGGAAACGATCGCGACTACGCTTGACCGCTTCGTTCAGTCTACCGACGCTTACTCCGTAAAGCAGAGCGAGATCGACATCAAGCAGCACTCTATGGCCGCGAATGAGAAGTATGGCGTGCTCAATTCTCTCGGCTGAAACTTGATTGGTCATCTGGCACCTATTACCTGCTCAATTCTTCACTCTTTCCAGCGCTCCCGGATTATTCAAATTCGACTGCGTCTCGCGCGTGGTCGGCAGTTCGCCGCCGGTGGTGAAATAGTGGGTGCCGGCGACGAGGAGTTTTTCCGACGGGAAGCGCGTGATCACTTCGCAGCCGTCTTTGGTCACGACGACTTCTTCTTCGAGGCGCGCGGCGGACCAGCCGTCGGCCGCGGGCCAATAGGTTTCCAGCGCGAAGACCATGCCTTCTTCGATGACTTCCGGATGATCGAGGGAGACCAAGCGGCTGAAGATCGGTTTCTCCCAGATCGACAGGCCGACGCCGTGGCCGTATTGCAATGCGAAGGCGGCTTCTTCGTTGGCGAAGCCGAACTCTTGCGCCTTCGGCCAGAGCTTGACCACATCCGCCGTGGTGATGCCCGGCTTGACGATGCTGATCGCGGCGTCCATGTAGTCGCGGCTGCGTTTGTAGGCGTCGACCATCGCCGGCGACGCGCTGCCGATAGCGAACGTCCGGTAATAGCAAGTGCGGTAGCCGTTGAAGCTGTGAAGAATGTCGAAGAACGCCGGGTCGCCAGGACGGAGCACACGGTCGGTGTAGACATGCGGATGCGGACTGCAACGCTCGCCGGAGATCGCGTTGACGCCTTCGACATGCTCGGAGCCGAGATCGTAGAGCACCTTGCTGACCACGCCGACGCATTCATTTTCTTTGACGCCCGGCTTCATGAAGCGATACAGCTCGTCGTAGGCGGCGTCGACCATCATGGTCGCGGTGTTGAGCAGCGTGATCTCGTCTTGGGTTTTGATTTTTCTGACTTCTTGCATCAACTGCTGGCCGTCGACGACTTTGATCCCTTGGGCTTGGAGCGCGAACAGCACCGGCATCTCGATCACGTCGACGCCGACCGGCTCGTTCTGTAAATTGAGCATTTCCAATTCGAGTTTAATTTTCTTGGCGAGTTCTTCGGCCAAGCCGGAGCCGGGATGAGTCGCGCCGCGCAAAGTGGAAATGCCAGCGCGGGAGCGCTCGCCCAACCACGGGCAATAGATCTGATGATGGCGCGCCGCCGAGCCGAAGTCCCACAAGATCGGATCGTCATCCTGCGGCAACAAGGAGAAGCGCACCAGTTTATCCATCGCCCAGGTGCCGATATGCGTCGCGGTGATGTAGCGAATGTTGTTCATGTCGAAGCAAAGCAGCGCGCCCAGCTCCGATTTTTTCAGCGCGCTCTTCACTCGCGCGAGGCGCTCTTGGCGCAGCCGCTCGATATTGACGCGCTCTTCCCAATCGACGGCCATCAGGCCGAAGGTTTTAAGTCCCATAAGAAACCTCCATTTCTTAATTCCTGCATTACCCTCGCCTTCTGGGAGACGGAAGGGTGAGGGCAAGGGCGAACGCCGGTCGCCCCTACAAGAGCCCTCACCTCAGTCCTCTCCCAGAGGGAGAGGAAGGAGAAGGGAGCGACGGATAATTATGCAATCGCTACCGCCCGCACATAATCTTTGCCATCGCCGCCACCGACTCCGGCGTCGGCACGGTTTGATCTTCGAGCACCGGCGAGAACGGCACGGGCACGTCCATGGCGCCCATGCGCTTTACCGGCGCGTCGAGATAATAAAATGCGCCGTCGGCGATTACCGACGCGATCTCCGCGGTGACGCCGTAGCGCTCGTAGCCTTCGTCGATGACGATGGCGCGGCTGGTTTTTTTTGCTGATTCGATAATCGTCGCTTTATCGAGCGGCGCCGTACAGCGCACGTCGACGACTTCGGCGCTGATATCGCTTTGCGCTAAAATTTCCGCCGCGGCCAGAGCGACCTGAACCATGCTGCTGGTGCCGACCAGCGTGATGTCGCTGCCGGCGCGCTTCACGTCGGCGACGCCGAGTGGGATCGTGTACTCTTCCGTCGGCACCGGGCCTTTGAGTTGGTACATCATCTTGTCTTCGAAAAAGGCCACCGGGTTGTCGTCGCGGATCGCCGACTTGAGCAAACCCTTGGCGTCGTAGGGCGTTGACGGCACGACGACTTTCAATCCGGGAATATGACTCAACCATGCGTGCAAGCTCTGACTATGCTGCGCCGCGGAGCGGCGCGCGGCGCCGAGAGTTGTGCGCAGGACCATCGGCACTTTGAGCTTGCCGCCCGACATGTAGTGAATCTTCGCCGCCTGATTGACCATCTGGTCCATCGTCAGCGTGATGAAATCGCCGAACATAATGTCCACCACGGGCCGCATGCCGGTCATCGCCGCGCCGACGCCGATGCCGGCGATCCCCGCCTCGGAGATCGGAGAGTCAATCACGCGTTGCGTGCCGAATTCCTTCACCAAGCCCGACAAAACTCTAAACGGCGTGCCCGCCTCGGCGACATCTTCGCCGATGATAAACACCGTCGGATCTCGGCGCATCTCTTCGGCGAGCGCTTCGTTGATCGCTTGAGCGAAGGTGATTTCGCGCGGGGCTGCTTCGACTGACGGTGTTTTTTGAGACGGTGATTTCATGCGGTATAGTTCTCAGTTTGCAATGATCGAGAGTCCTGTCTCAAATGTCGATTGAAAAAATCTGTGGCCATCCTTCGTCATTCCCGCGCACGCGGGAATCCAGGTTCGTTTGATGTAGGGGCGGACCTACGTG is a window from the Deltaproteobacteria bacterium genome containing:
- a CDS encoding alpha-ketoacid dehydrogenase subunit beta, with amino-acid sequence MKSPSQKTPSVEAAPREITFAQAINEALAEEMRRDPTVFIIGEDVAEAGTPFRVLSGLVKEFGTQRVIDSPISEAGIAGIGVGAAMTGMRPVVDIMFGDFITLTMDQMVNQAAKIHYMSGGKLKVPMVLRTTLGAARRSAAQHSQSLHAWLSHIPGLKVVVPSTPYDAKGLLKSAIRDDNPVAFFEDKMMYQLKGPVPTEEYTIPLGVADVKRAGSDITLVGTSSMVQVALAAAEILAQSDISAEVVDVRCTAPLDKATIIESAKKTSRAIVIDEGYERYGVTAEIASVIADGAFYYLDAPVKRMGAMDVPVPFSPVLEDQTVPTPESVAAMAKIMCGR
- a CDS encoding ORF6N domain-containing protein; amino-acid sequence: MTNQVSAERIEHAILLIRGHRVLLDVDLALLYGVSVGRLNEAVKRSRDRFPSDFMFQLSEGEFHNLRAQAGNLNLKSQFAISSSDWGGRRHPPYAFTEQGVAMLSSVLRSKRAVDVNIEIMRTFVRLRQLLATNAELARKLEAMEKKYDAQFKVVFDAIHQLMRPTEPKQRKIGFIVSESAAKYGRSEIKSRK
- a CDS encoding aminopeptidase P family protein — its product is MGLKTFGLMAVDWEERVNIERLRQERLARVKSALKKSELGALLCFDMNNIRYITATHIGTWAMDKLVRFSLLPQDDDPILWDFGSAARHHQIYCPWLGERSRAGISTLRGATHPGSGLAEELAKKIKLELEMLNLQNEPVGVDVIEMPVLFALQAQGIKVVDGQQLMQEVRKIKTQDEITLLNTATMMVDAAYDELYRFMKPGVKENECVGVVSKVLYDLGSEHVEGVNAISGERCSPHPHVYTDRVLRPGDPAFFDILHSFNGYRTCYYRTFAIGSASPAMVDAYKRSRDYMDAAISIVKPGITTADVVKLWPKAQEFGFANEEAAFALQYGHGVGLSIWEKPIFSRLVSLDHPEVIEEGMVFALETYWPAADGWSAARLEEEVVVTKDGCEVITRFPSEKLLVAGTHYFTTGGELPTTRETQSNLNNPGALERVKN
- a CDS encoding ABC transporter substrate-binding protein, whose product is MNRRTAIRQLTTFFLTTASLAQAQQAKKVPRIGYLSLAAKPSPRDEAFVQGLRDLGWVDGQNIAIEYRWATGKPESLAALADELVSMKVDIIVAPATPAVTAAKNATKTIPIVMIAVADAVGSGFVASLAQPGGNITGTTNILPELASKRLGLLKEILPKLSRVTFLAYGPDPAHKLFVKEAQDAVQSFKMRFQPLVLAGVEEIEGAFAAMKKERAGALIVQPLFISALGQGPRIAELAAKNRIPTISDGFQFAEQGGLMFYGPDSVAVYRNTANFVDKILKGRKPADLPVEQPMKFDFVINLQTAKKIGVDIKQSVLFRASKVIK